From one Microcoleus sp. bin38.metabat.b11b12b14.051 genomic stretch:
- a CDS encoding response regulator transcription factor, whose amino-acid sequence MKPNFPLRILLVEDDELFRLGLQTRLQQESCVQVIAEAEDGETAVELTQEHLPDVVVLDVGLPGIGGIEACRKIKQRHPEIPVLILTSHAQKTLIERLIAAGAQGYCLKGIAAETLVLAIRSVASGASWWDKAATAEIRAVFNNPEPSKCATKPEILDNPLTKREQEILALVAAGKSNQEIAQILYIAPGTVRVHVHAILQKLEVRDRTQAAVFAIQKGLVAEELLAIEPGL is encoded by the coding sequence ATGAAACCTAATTTTCCCTTGCGAATTCTTCTAGTTGAAGACGACGAACTGTTTCGGTTAGGACTGCAAACTAGATTGCAGCAAGAAAGTTGCGTCCAAGTAATTGCCGAGGCAGAAGATGGGGAAACGGCGGTTGAATTGACTCAAGAACACTTGCCGGATGTGGTAGTTCTGGATGTTGGTTTGCCGGGAATAGGTGGCATTGAAGCGTGCCGCAAAATAAAACAGCGACATCCAGAAATTCCGGTTTTAATATTAACATCCCACGCCCAAAAAACCTTAATTGAAAGGTTAATTGCAGCCGGAGCCCAGGGATATTGTCTCAAGGGAATTGCCGCGGAAACATTAGTTTTAGCAATTCGATCGGTAGCATCGGGGGCTTCTTGGTGGGACAAAGCGGCAACTGCGGAAATTCGGGCAGTTTTTAATAATCCAGAACCTAGCAAATGCGCGACAAAACCCGAAATTTTAGACAATCCGCTGACGAAGCGAGAACAGGAAATTTTAGCTTTAGTTGCCGCAGGGAAAAGCAATCAAGAAATTGCACAAATATTGTACATTGCTCCGGGTACGGTGCGGGTGCACGTGCACGCGATTTTGCAAAAGTTAGAAGTACGCGATCGCACTCAAGCAGCAGTGTTCGCTATTCAGAAAGGATTGGTAGCAGAAGAACTTTTGGCGATCGAACCAGGTTTGTAG
- a CDS encoding HAMP domain-containing sensor histidine kinase gives MKILINFLKINKNLALQEKYLRGRWSIALLFAIVVALEFSTPPEYLFGYLYTGPILLANSRLSRLGKLQITLVAAALTLLDLFVPHRQTIALATLANRSIAVMALGVTGYLSDRNQQYQEAIAIAKAQLQSQQQLASIREDFVSTLSHDLKTPMLGAIETIKAFESAQFGAVTPSQQKVLETMARSHKMSLQLVETLLDVYRNDAEGLKLQLAPVNLVALAEEVIATLIHLSAARRVYISMNYGESDFRRSLWVNGDAVQLQRVFVNLLTNALNHSPRGGKVEITMESSASYQVVKVLDSGLGITASELPHLFERFYQGNGDRQAKGSGLGLYLSRQIIDAHGGIIWAENKLPLGALFGFRLPAISANET, from the coding sequence ATGAAAATCTTGATAAACTTCTTAAAAATCAACAAAAACCTCGCACTTCAAGAGAAGTATTTGCGGGGGCGGTGGTCGATCGCACTTTTATTCGCTATTGTCGTCGCGCTGGAATTTAGCACGCCGCCAGAGTATCTGTTTGGGTATCTGTACACGGGGCCGATTTTACTGGCAAATTCGCGCTTGAGTCGGCTGGGTAAGTTACAGATTACGCTGGTAGCTGCTGCTTTGACGCTGTTGGATTTGTTTGTACCTCACCGACAAACGATCGCCCTCGCAACTCTAGCCAATAGATCGATCGCAGTGATGGCCTTGGGAGTCACCGGATATTTGAGCGATCGCAACCAGCAATATCAAGAAGCGATCGCGATCGCCAAAGCTCAATTGCAGTCGCAACAGCAGCTAGCCAGCATCCGAGAAGATTTTGTCTCGACTTTGAGTCACGACTTAAAAACCCCGATGCTGGGCGCAATTGAAACAATCAAAGCCTTTGAGTCAGCACAATTTGGGGCTGTCACTCCGAGCCAGCAAAAAGTTCTCGAAACAATGGCGCGATCGCACAAAATGTCACTACAATTAGTAGAGACGCTGCTGGATGTTTACCGCAACGATGCCGAAGGTTTAAAACTGCAACTTGCGCCCGTAAATTTAGTCGCTTTAGCAGAAGAAGTAATTGCCACCCTCATCCATTTATCGGCGGCGCGCCGAGTTTATATTAGTATGAATTATGGAGAGTCAGATTTCCGTCGCTCGTTGTGGGTAAATGGCGATGCAGTCCAACTCCAGCGCGTTTTTGTAAATTTGCTAACCAACGCGCTCAACCATTCTCCTCGCGGCGGCAAAGTAGAAATAACCATGGAATCATCGGCTAGCTATCAGGTAGTAAAAGTGCTCGATAGCGGGTTGGGAATTACCGCTTCGGAACTGCCGCACCTGTTCGAGCGTTTTTATCAAGGAAATGGCGATCGGCAAGCCAAAGGCTCGGGATTGGGGTTATACTTGTCTCGCCAAATTATTGACGCCCACGGCGGTATAATTTGGGCAGAAAACAAATTGCCTTTAGGGGCGTTGTTTGGATTCCGACTACCAGCTATCTCCGCCAATGAAACCTAA
- a CDS encoding Ig-like domain-containing protein, producing the protein VTGPTKGKLLLNPKGDFTYTPNPGFVGIDTFTYSASDGAATVPATVNINVTNGVPIANPDTYSTSAGKVLSVTVPGVLANDSDADSDTLTAALVANSTKGSIALNKDGSFAYTPNAGFSGTDTFTYTVSDGIVNSAPATVTVNVNNNPPVANPDNYTTPFNTPLNVTGLGVLINDTDPQNDPLTAILVTNPAKGSIALNPKGSFSYTPNAGFAGTDSFTYKANDGSADSAIVTASIVVNNPPSPTPATTPTPATTPTPATSPTPVTSPTPVTTPTPVTTPTPVTTPTPVTTPTPTGTPTPTGTPTPTGTPTPVTTPTPTGTPTPVTTPTPTGTPTPTGTPTPTGTPTPTGTPTPTGTPTPTGTPTPTGTP; encoded by the coding sequence GTCACTGGGCCGACCAAAGGTAAACTATTACTCAATCCCAAGGGCGACTTCACTTACACTCCTAACCCTGGCTTTGTCGGAATTGATACCTTCACTTACAGCGCTAGCGACGGCGCTGCGACTGTCCCCGCGACGGTGAATATCAATGTTACTAACGGTGTGCCGATCGCCAATCCCGACACCTACAGCACCAGTGCGGGAAAAGTCCTCAGTGTAACAGTACCGGGAGTTTTAGCCAACGACTCTGACGCGGACTCGGACACGCTGACTGCTGCATTGGTCGCCAACTCGACTAAAGGGTCGATCGCCCTGAACAAAGACGGTTCTTTCGCCTATACTCCTAACGCTGGCTTTTCTGGAACTGACACATTTACCTACACAGTCAGCGACGGCATAGTTAATTCTGCACCAGCTACGGTGACTGTAAACGTCAACAATAACCCGCCTGTAGCGAATCCTGACAACTATACAACTCCTTTTAATACTCCTCTAAACGTGACTGGTTTGGGAGTCTTAATTAACGATACAGACCCGCAAAACGATCCGCTGACGGCGATTTTAGTAACAAATCCGGCTAAAGGATCGATCGCCCTCAATCCCAAGGGTTCCTTCAGTTACACTCCGAATGCTGGTTTTGCTGGGACAGACTCTTTTACCTACAAAGCTAACGACGGTTCGGCTGATTCTGCGATCGTCACCGCCAGCATTGTTGTCAATAATCCTCCAAGTCCAACTCCGGCGACAACTCCAACTCCGGCGACAACTCCAACTCCGGCGACAAGTCCAACTCCGGTGACAAGTCCAACTCCGGTGACAACTCCAACTCCGGTGACAACTCCAACTCCGGTAACAACTCCGACTCCGGTAACAACTCCGACTCCCACAGGAACTCCAACTCCCACAGGAACTCCAACTCCTACGGGAACTCCAACTCCGGTAACAACTCCAACTCCTACGGGAACTCCAACTCCGGTAACAACTCCAACTCCTACGGGAACTCCAACTCCTACGGGAACTCCAACTCCTACGGGAACTCCGACTCCTACGGGAACTCCAACTCCTACGGGAACTCCGACTCCTACGGGAACTCCAACTCCTACGGGAACTCC
- a CDS encoding esterase-like activity of phytase family protein, which yields MPNFINSVMGSIAFLDSALPDIQNLRNGIAAGIEVIIIDAARDGVAQITEVLGSRSNIRSIHIISHGRSASLQLGAIDLNLTNLQTYANQLQRWWRSLVESAEILLYGCDVAADDAGANFVQQLSRLTRAKIAASSGPIGNSALGGDWLLDYTTGKIVAGLAIDQATTATYQFVFGLQFLGQAGFPASQTFGTPTTQVGGLSGITYAGNNTYYAISDGRNVGGSPDPSRFYTLTIPNVSSGSLAAVGGVAFTAVTQIGNPPPFAADTSDTEGIALIGSNVFVSSEGNFSTNTQPFINRFAIATGQQDLALPISSPKYDVSAAPNIGIRNNQAFESLTITPSQSFLFTATENALKQDGPATLTTATIGTRSRILRYNLATNTANGEFLYNTDPGNGISEMLAVDDNTLLVLERFLNPGPPVSGDLKLYQISLNSATDIQSNTGLIASGVASITPVSKTPIATAAAYFFSAGSPPLVDNFEGMTFGPPQTTLTANGKRTLILVSDNNFAIPTRFAAFAANNAPVLDNSGSPVLTAINEDVLPASNTGSLVSALITGAVTDPDTADTQGIAVTATDNSNGSWEYSTNSGATWTAFGTPSTAAARLLAGTASIRFVPNADYNGTPNITYQAWDGTTTNSGTITFTNGGTADISTPSSIGGLAAFSRASETATITVNPVNDAPSFVKGPDRTVNHSAGPQTFAGWATAISPGPANESAQTVNFQVVGNDNPGLFSVPPAIGSFGQLTFTPATSGTGKANITLNLRDSGGTANGGVDTSANQTFVINITNNPPTANPDTYSVLHDRVLTGFPPVLFNDFDIDFDTLSAGLVTGPTKGKLLLNPKGDFTYTPNPGFVGIDTFTYSASDG from the coding sequence GTGCCAAATTTTATCAATTCTGTTATGGGTTCGATCGCCTTTCTCGACTCCGCCCTTCCCGATATCCAAAACCTTCGCAACGGTATCGCAGCGGGAATAGAAGTAATTATCATTGATGCGGCGCGGGATGGAGTAGCACAAATTACGGAAGTGCTAGGGAGTCGCAGCAATATTAGAAGCATTCATATTATCTCCCACGGTCGATCGGCGAGTTTGCAGCTAGGCGCGATCGATCTAAACTTGACAAATTTACAAACTTATGCTAACCAATTGCAGCGTTGGTGGCGATCGCTCGTAGAGAGTGCAGAGATTTTGCTGTACGGGTGCGATGTAGCGGCGGATGATGCGGGCGCTAATTTCGTGCAGCAACTGAGTCGGCTAACGCGGGCAAAAATTGCTGCTTCCAGCGGGCCGATCGGCAATTCAGCTTTAGGCGGAGACTGGCTGCTAGATTATACAACGGGAAAGATTGTTGCTGGACTGGCGATCGACCAAGCCACAACAGCCACCTATCAATTTGTGTTCGGCCTGCAATTTTTGGGACAAGCAGGATTTCCGGCAAGTCAAACTTTTGGAACACCAACAACCCAGGTAGGTGGACTATCTGGCATTACCTACGCAGGGAACAACACTTACTACGCTATCTCAGACGGCCGCAATGTTGGTGGCAGTCCCGATCCGTCTCGCTTTTACACCCTCACTATACCTAATGTGAGTTCGGGTAGCTTGGCAGCAGTAGGAGGAGTTGCTTTTACAGCGGTAACACAGATTGGCAATCCGCCTCCCTTTGCCGCAGATACATCGGATACAGAGGGCATTGCCTTAATCGGCAGTAATGTCTTCGTCTCTTCTGAAGGAAATTTCTCGACAAATACCCAGCCTTTTATCAATAGATTCGCCATTGCAACAGGACAACAAGACCTAGCGCTGCCTATTTCTTCTCCCAAATACGACGTATCAGCAGCTCCTAACATAGGCATCCGCAACAATCAAGCTTTTGAAAGTCTAACTATTACTCCCAGTCAAAGTTTTCTGTTTACAGCAACAGAAAATGCTCTCAAACAAGACGGCCCTGCTACACTTACAACGGCTACAATTGGCACGCGATCGCGAATTTTAAGATATAACTTAGCCACAAACACCGCAAACGGAGAATTTCTTTACAACACCGATCCAGGCAACGGCATTTCGGAAATGCTGGCCGTTGATGATAATACGCTGCTGGTTCTCGAACGTTTTCTCAACCCAGGCCCGCCGGTTTCAGGCGATTTGAAGCTTTATCAAATTTCTTTAAACAGTGCGACTGACATTCAAAGCAATACTGGCTTGATTGCTTCTGGTGTTGCTAGCATTACACCAGTATCGAAAACTCCGATCGCTACTGCTGCTGCTTATTTCTTCAGTGCAGGATCTCCGCCACTTGTAGACAATTTTGAAGGGATGACATTTGGGCCTCCTCAAACAACACTGACGGCAAATGGGAAGCGAACGCTCATTCTTGTCAGCGACAACAATTTTGCCATTCCCACCAGATTCGCAGCATTTGCAGCCAACAACGCACCTGTACTCGACAACAGCGGTTCGCCGGTACTAACAGCAATTAATGAAGATGTACTTCCTGCCAGCAACACCGGCAGCTTAGTTTCTGCTTTAATTACAGGTGCAGTTACAGATCCCGACACCGCCGACACTCAAGGAATTGCAGTCACGGCAACAGACAATTCTAACGGCAGTTGGGAATATTCAACTAATAGCGGTGCGACTTGGACGGCATTCGGCACCCCGTCAACAGCAGCAGCGAGACTGCTAGCAGGTACTGCCAGCATTCGCTTTGTTCCCAATGCTGACTACAACGGCACTCCCAATATCACCTATCAGGCATGGGATGGAACAACAACAAACTCTGGCACTATTACCTTCACAAATGGCGGGACGGCTGATATTTCAACTCCTAGCAGTATTGGGGGTTTAGCAGCTTTCAGTAGGGCCAGCGAGACAGCAACTATTACCGTCAATCCTGTCAACGATGCACCGTCATTTGTCAAGGGGCCCGATCGCACAGTCAATCACAGCGCAGGCCCGCAAACCTTTGCTGGATGGGCCACAGCGATCTCCCCTGGGCCGGCAAACGAGTCAGCACAAACCGTCAACTTTCAAGTGGTGGGAAATGACAATCCCGGTTTATTTAGCGTACCACCCGCGATCGGCTCTTTCGGACAACTGACTTTTACCCCCGCCACAAGTGGAACTGGCAAGGCTAATATCACTCTCAACCTCAGAGACAGCGGCGGTACAGCTAACGGTGGCGTAGATACTTCGGCAAACCAGACATTTGTGATTAATATCACCAACAATCCGCCAACAGCCAATCCCGACACCTACAGCGTTTTGCACGATCGAGTGTTGACCGGATTTCCGCCAGTCTTATTCAATGACTTCGACATCGATTTCGACACGCTGAGTGCCGGACTTGTCACTGGGCCGACCAAAGGTAAACTATTACTCAATCCCAAGGGCGACTTCACTTACACTCCTAACCCTGGCTTTGTCGGAATTGATACCTTCACTTACAGCGCTAGCGACGG
- a CDS encoding DUF4347 domain-containing protein — MPNFNCQVSGSAIAFIDRQVADYQSLMAGVTPGTEVVVLDATRDAIDQITEILALRTNIDSIHIISHGTPGRLQLGSGGLSLDNLDAYSEKLQQWRSALTPSADILIYGCNVASGPRICPQFRRGINSPSHSESRLKPTENKVAIQSSSEDFRYETGVETPGGSEEYATNDRRAIDNEYAIDLTFIQRIAQLTNTNVAASKNLTGSAAKGGDWKLETTTGKIATSLAFRPEVLAAYSHVLSTFSEARNYSVNRQPFDMGTGDFNGDSFLDLAVVNWQSQNISILLGTGTTGSFGTATTLLDPGNENPYAIVVRDFNGDGKLDLAIANTQNYAKGNFVSIRLGTGTGSFGNPTNFFSDPKELKPLNPESIAAGDFNGDGKLDLATTPGLNGKYISILFGSGTGSFAKPVYINTERTQDNVATADFNGDGKLDLITSSGNQRTDNISVFLGDGNGNFNSPVNLTAGLGSHVFATGDFNGDGKLDLATNNNNQVDRHISVFLGDGTGNFGTVTNFTVAGRPQSVVAGDFNGDGKLDLAAPNDSDQTSVLLGDGTGKFGNLSNFKIGNPGAPTAIIAADFNRDGKLDLANTNRWSNDVSVLLNTSNTVNFGAVTYNSVEGTTDTVVNIPVTITGGTPLNEIVVPIVLDPTSTATQNLDYTFSPTSITFPAGSTGAALTKNIAVTIKADSISENPETAIFNLGTITGAIAGPTKQTTLTIADQVSVAYAIATDTATIEEGNSGKKPLTFTVTRSNVTNGASSVKYAIAGTATNVSDYNNIGGTSGARTTAGTINFLTGETSKTITLDVLGDTVVEPDETITVTLSNATGIAAATPIITADTATTTIINYTAPTPLPIPEAPTPTPPPIPTPTPPPTPTPPTPTPPTPTPPTPTPPTPTPPTPTPPTPTPPTPTPPTPTPPTPTPPPTPTPPTPTPIRTPPPTPTPTDNRPPVVNRPVLSQGGYKTNELTFAANTDTDPDPGDRISYTICLADYNALNSSAFTLERSLNGSSYRQPVDGLSFPQIPLPSWLTFNPETRTINLDASRPKSFNYWLKVTGKDASGASVSELVRFKSNNFGGFVIDNYIAGSTVFLDANKNGILDPNEPSAITSSNGEFNLNFPTDIFDKNENGEIDPEEGNIVAIGGTDTATGLPLETPVTAPPDATVVTLLTSLVADLIDKGVTSAEAQSLVKKSLSIPADVELISLDPIKATNNNEPGGVQVLSAMVKVQNIITQTTALIDGASSALTKDIVKAVVSSITTRIQSNTALNLSNAADLEPIIQQSVSRIKQVDPNFNSQNFTQMASQAATVMATANQRIDAAVSSTTTSIPEAVARVQKVTLGVTTQDFKAVGAGSKPISQLVTENTGAALDSKIKDTTSPGAGLAVPVVTGDADFGSNSPDRILGTNDDDILTGGSGNDVLMGIRGNDYLDGAIGNDSLFGGKGNDIMLGGSGNDVLFGSRGADILNGGDGNDILLGGKGDDLLTGGLGSDVLTGGNGNDKFLVATNAGTDTITDFEVGKDLLVLGNNLTFAQLSITQENSSTFIRLSASGEILASLNGVSASLISAANFNIA; from the coding sequence ATGCCAAACTTTAATTGTCAAGTTTCAGGAAGTGCGATCGCCTTTATCGATCGTCAAGTTGCAGATTATCAAAGTTTGATGGCCGGGGTAACACCGGGTACGGAAGTAGTGGTTTTGGATGCCACAAGGGATGCGATCGACCAAATCACTGAAATTTTAGCTCTTCGTACCAATATTGATAGCATTCACATCATTTCTCACGGCACTCCCGGCCGCTTGCAACTGGGTAGCGGTGGCTTGAGTTTAGACAATCTAGATGCTTATTCCGAGAAATTGCAGCAGTGGCGGAGTGCTTTAACTCCTAGTGCGGACATTCTGATTTATGGTTGTAATGTCGCCTCAGGGCCTCGCATTTGTCCGCAATTCCGCCGGGGAATTAATTCCCCGTCTCATAGCGAAAGTCGGTTGAAACCGACTGAAAACAAGGTGGCTATTCAGTCCTCTTCAGAGGACTTTCGCTATGAGACGGGGGTTGAAACCCCCGGCGGATCAGAGGAATACGCCACAAACGATCGACGCGCGATCGATAATGAATATGCGATCGATTTAACCTTCATCCAGCGCATCGCCCAACTCACAAATACCAACGTTGCCGCCTCCAAAAACCTCACCGGAAGTGCAGCAAAAGGTGGCGACTGGAAACTGGAAACAACAACCGGGAAAATAGCAACCTCTTTAGCATTTCGGCCCGAAGTTCTAGCAGCATACAGCCACGTTCTCTCCACCTTCAGTGAAGCCAGGAACTATAGTGTCAACAGGCAGCCTTTTGACATGGGTACGGGCGACTTTAACGGCGACAGTTTCCTTGACTTAGCCGTGGTCAACTGGCAATCCCAGAATATTTCCATATTGTTGGGGACGGGTACTACGGGCAGCTTTGGTACTGCTACCACCTTATTGGACCCAGGTAATGAGAATCCCTATGCCATTGTAGTGCGCGACTTTAATGGAGACGGCAAACTCGATTTAGCTATAGCGAATACTCAGAATTATGCTAAAGGCAATTTCGTTTCCATCCGGCTGGGGACAGGTACTGGCAGTTTTGGCAATCCTACCAACTTCTTTTCCGATCCAAAAGAGCTGAAGCCGCTAAATCCTGAGTCGATCGCAGCAGGCGACTTTAATGGAGATGGCAAGTTAGATTTAGCCACAACCCCTGGGCTGAATGGAAAATACATTTCAATACTTTTCGGATCGGGTACAGGTAGCTTTGCTAAGCCCGTTTACATTAATACAGAAAGAACCCAGGATAATGTTGCCACAGCCGACTTTAACGGCGACGGCAAACTAGATTTAATCACCTCGTCAGGTAATCAAAGAACTGATAACATTTCCGTTTTCTTAGGAGATGGTAATGGCAACTTTAACTCCCCGGTTAACCTTACCGCCGGATTAGGGTCACATGTTTTCGCCACAGGCGATTTTAATGGCGACGGCAAACTCGACCTTGCTACCAATAATAACAATCAAGTCGATCGACATATCTCAGTTTTTTTGGGAGATGGTACGGGTAATTTTGGTACTGTTACCAACTTTACTGTCGCAGGCCGTCCTCAATCTGTGGTTGCAGGCGACTTTAACGGCGACGGCAAACTCGATTTAGCCGCGCCTAATGATTCTGACCAAACATCAGTCTTGTTAGGAGATGGTACGGGTAAATTTGGTAATCTCAGCAACTTTAAAATCGGGAATCCGGGAGCTCCTACTGCTATCATTGCGGCAGATTTTAATCGTGACGGCAAGTTAGATTTAGCTAATACGAACAGATGGTCTAACGATGTCTCGGTTCTGCTGAATACATCGAATACAGTTAATTTCGGTGCGGTCACTTACAATAGTGTCGAAGGAACAACAGACACAGTAGTTAATATTCCCGTCACCATTACCGGCGGCACTCCCTTAAACGAGATAGTTGTCCCAATTGTCCTCGACCCCACTAGCACAGCCACCCAAAATTTAGACTACACCTTTTCCCCTACTTCGATTACCTTCCCCGCTGGTTCAACAGGTGCCGCACTCACCAAAAATATTGCAGTTACTATCAAGGCTGACAGTATCTCTGAAAACCCCGAAACCGCAATTTTCAACTTGGGTACAATTACTGGTGCGATTGCGGGCCCCACAAAACAAACCACACTAACTATCGCCGATCAGGTTTCTGTTGCTTATGCCATTGCGACCGATACTGCCACCATTGAGGAAGGCAATAGCGGCAAAAAACCTCTAACTTTCACTGTGACTCGCAGCAACGTCACTAACGGGGCAAGTAGTGTCAAATATGCGATCGCCGGAACTGCTACCAACGTCAGCGATTATAACAATATCGGCGGCACTTCTGGCGCACGAACTACTGCTGGCACGATTAATTTTCTCACCGGTGAAACATCGAAAACCATTACTCTGGATGTGTTGGGCGACACCGTAGTTGAACCTGATGAAACTATTACCGTCACCTTGTCAAATGCCACAGGTATCGCAGCGGCAACACCGATAATTACCGCTGATACGGCTACCACAACTATTATTAATTACACTGCACCGACACCACTGCCCATACCAGAAGCACCAACGCCGACACCACCACCAATACCAACACCGACACCACCACCAACGCCAACACCGCCAACACCAACACCGCCAACACCAACACCACCAACGCCAACACCACCAACACCAACACCACCAACACCAACACCGCCAACACCAACACCACCAACGCCAACACCACCAACGCCAACACCACCAACGCCAACACCACCGCCAACGCCAACACCGCCAACGCCAACGCCGATACGAACACCGCCACCAACACCGACACCAACGGATAATCGCCCACCAGTGGTAAATCGTCCTGTCTTGTCGCAAGGAGGTTATAAAACCAATGAGTTGACCTTTGCTGCAAACACCGATACTGACCCCGATCCGGGCGATCGCATTAGTTATACGATCTGTCTGGCCGATTACAATGCTTTGAATTCGTCTGCATTCACTTTGGAGAGATCTCTCAACGGCAGTTCCTATCGCCAGCCGGTAGATGGGTTAAGTTTTCCTCAAATTCCTCTCCCCTCATGGTTAACTTTCAATCCCGAAACCCGTACTATCAATTTAGATGCGAGTCGCCCAAAATCTTTCAACTATTGGCTGAAGGTAACGGGAAAGGATGCGTCTGGTGCCAGTGTTAGCGAACTCGTTCGGTTCAAGAGTAACAATTTCGGCGGTTTTGTGATTGACAATTACATTGCTGGTTCTACTGTCTTCTTAGATGCCAACAAAAACGGCATACTCGATCCTAACGAACCATCTGCCATAACTAGCTCTAATGGTGAATTCAATCTGAATTTCCCCACCGACATTTTTGACAAAAATGAAAACGGGGAAATTGACCCAGAAGAAGGCAATATAGTTGCCATAGGTGGCACCGATACCGCCACTGGTTTACCGCTAGAAACACCAGTTACGGCACCACCAGATGCTACTGTTGTCACCCTCTTAACCAGTTTAGTAGCTGACTTAATCGACAAAGGAGTTACATCAGCAGAAGCACAATCTTTAGTCAAAAAATCCCTTTCCATCCCCGCTGATGTTGAGCTGATTAGCTTAGATCCGATCAAGGCAACCAACAACAACGAGCCAGGGGGAGTCCAAGTCTTATCCGCAATGGTTAAAGTCCAAAACATCATCACTCAAACTACCGCTTTGATTGACGGTGCTTCGAGTGCATTAACTAAGGATATTGTCAAGGCTGTTGTCAGTTCAATTACGACTCGAATTCAATCCAATACAGCTTTAAACCTCAGCAATGCAGCAGATTTAGAGCCAATTATTCAGCAATCTGTCAGTAGAATCAAGCAAGTTGACCCCAATTTTAACAGTCAAAACTTCACCCAGATGGCCTCGCAAGCTGCGACTGTAATGGCAACAGCAAATCAACGCATTGATGCCGCTGTCTCCAGCACAACAACTTCAATTCCCGAAGCAGTCGCCCGCGTCCAAAAAGTAACCTTGGGCGTAACTACTCAAGACTTTAAAGCAGTTGGTGCGGGAAGCAAGCCAATTTCCCAGTTAGTTACTGAGAATACTGGTGCTGCTTTAGATAGCAAAATTAAAGACACAACATCGCCTGGGGCTGGGCTTGCGGTTCCTGTTGTTACTGGTGACGCGGATTTTGGCAGCAATTCCCCCGATCGCATTCTTGGTACAAATGACGACGATATCCTGACTGGTGGCAGTGGAAATGATGTTTTGATGGGCATCAGGGGCAACGATTACCTCGACGGCGCGATCGGAAATGACTCTCTTTTCGGAGGGAAAGGTAATGATATTATGCTGGGAGGTAGCGGTAATGATGTTTTGTTTGGCAGTCGCGGTGCTGACATTTTGAATGGCGGTGATGGTAACGATATTCTGCTGGGAGGTAAGGGTGATGATTTGCTGACTGGCGGTTTGGGAAGTGATGTTTTGACGGGAGGTAATGGCAATGATAAATTCTTGGTTGCTACCAATGCCGGCACTGATACTATTACTGACTTTGAAGTTGGTAAAGACTTGTTAGTATTGGGTAACAATCTCACTTTTGCCCAATTGTCAATTACTCAAGAAAACAGTTCAACTTTCATCCGTTTGTCAGCAAGCGGTGAAATTTTAGCCTCTCTCAATGGAGTGTCTGCCAGCTTGATAAGTGCTGCCAATTTCAACATAGCTTAG